Proteins found in one Candidatus Bathyarchaeota archaeon genomic segment:
- a CDS encoding 2-oxoacid:acceptor oxidoreductase family protein yields the protein MIEIRFHGRGGQGAWTASLLLAQAGLIEGKYVQSFPAFGPERSGAPLTAFTRISEDPIHLHSSIYEPDVVVVLDPTLMGPSVFEGLTQDTKIVVNTDKSQEKMRAVLGVQQGELYVLDATSLALKILGRPITNTAMLGAVVRTTEIVALDSILWAVGKRFTGRIGELNLKLIKTAYVEVGKE from the coding sequence CTGATCGAGATCCGCTTTCACGGCCGGGGAGGTCAAGGGGCTTGGACGGCATCTTTGCTTCTCGCCCAGGCCGGATTGATTGAGGGGAAATATGTTCAGAGCTTCCCCGCCTTTGGACCTGAGAGATCTGGGGCGCCGTTAACTGCTTTCACAAGGATTAGCGAAGATCCAATTCACCTACATTCTAGCATTTATGAGCCTGACGTCGTTGTGGTCCTAGATCCTACCCTTATGGGTCCTTCCGTTTTCGAGGGATTGACGCAAGATACCAAGATTGTTGTGAACACTGACAAATCTCAAGAAAAGATGAGAGCAGTCCTAGGGGTGCAGCAAGGGGAACTCTATGTTCTCGACGCTACTAGCCTCGCTTTAAAAATTCTCGGGCGACCTATAACCAACACCGCCATGCTTGGGGCAGTAGTGAGGACGACTGAGATAGTGGCACTTGACTCTATACTGTGGGCTGTAGGAAAACGATTCACGGGGCGAATCGGTGAACTCAACTTGAAGTTAATAAAAACCGCGTACGTGGAGGTTGGCAAAGAATAA
- a CDS encoding 4Fe-4S binding protein: protein MTKSSLEYPTGDWGVENPVINLERCTQCTLCHYFCPEGTIAMNDDGDPIVNYDFCKGCGICAEECPVKCIEMVRK from the coding sequence ATGACTAAATCTTCCCTAGAATATCCGACAGGAGACTGGGGTGTGGAAAATCCTGTGATTAATCTAGAGAGATGTACCCAGTGCACCCTTTGCCACTACTTTTGCCCAGAGGGGACAATAGCGATGAATGATGATGGAGATCCCATTGTCAACTATGATTTCTGTAAGGGCTGTGGTATCTGCGCTGAGGAATGTCCTGTCAAGTGCATTGAGATGGTGAGAAAATAA
- the pyrF gene encoding orotidine-5'-phosphate decarboxylase gives MLGQGFVKRYYELSREKQSFLCVGLDPVTSKMRDKYVIPSKLIEYHGVIEGTKKFCLDVIKAVAPYTPIIKPNAQFILYTFSFQDLREIVEAIHDGGCLALLDIKFSDIGSTNSAGLHWITDAGFDAVTFNPFPGYENGSDAIYTWARERDKGIFSLCRMSNPGAHDYMSQTVGGEPLYLKLARDAAAHGCNGFVVGCTASTELGEIRSIIGEERLILSPGLGPQGGDPKTALECGSNGNGDGLIISSSRAINFAYESFAWDWVRFAEAAGAQALRKRDELNEIRRQLI, from the coding sequence ATGCTAGGCCAAGGCTTCGTGAAGAGATATTATGAGCTAAGTAGGGAGAAGCAGAGCTTCCTTTGCGTTGGGCTTGACCCTGTCACTTCTAAAATGAGAGATAAATACGTGATTCCCTCGAAGCTGATCGAATATCATGGGGTAATTGAAGGAACCAAAAAGTTTTGCCTCGACGTGATCAAAGCCGTCGCTCCCTATACCCCGATAATAAAGCCTAATGCCCAATTTATCCTCTACACATTTTCCTTCCAGGACCTCAGGGAGATCGTTGAGGCAATTCACGATGGGGGGTGTCTTGCCCTCTTAGATATCAAATTTTCTGACATTGGATCCACGAACTCTGCGGGCCTCCACTGGATAACCGATGCAGGGTTCGACGCGGTCACCTTCAATCCATTCCCGGGGTATGAAAACGGAAGCGACGCCATATATACCTGGGCTAGAGAGAGGGACAAGGGGATATTCAGCCTATGCCGGATGTCCAATCCTGGGGCCCACGATTACATGTCTCAGACAGTGGGCGGGGAGCCACTCTATCTAAAGCTTGCCCGTGACGCCGCGGCTCATGGGTGCAATGGATTTGTGGTTGGATGTACTGCATCCACTGAGCTAGGGGAAATCAGATCAATTATAGGGGAGGAGCGTTTGATCCTGTCCCCTGGGCTGGGGCCTCAGGGAGGCGATCCAAAGACAGCCCTCGAGTGCGGCTCCAACGGCAATGGGGATGGTCTTATAATATCTTCATCAAGGGCAATCAACTTTGCATATGAATCTTTTGCCTGGGATTGGGTGCGGTTTGCCGAGGCTGCTGGGGCCCAAGCCTTAAGAAAACGTGATGAACTAAATGAGATAAGGAGACAGTTGATCTGA
- the porA gene encoding pyruvate ferredoxin oxidoreductase yields the protein MNTKQTLIGLNGDESAAYATKQVNPDVVAAYPITPQTIIVERFSEYVANGEVDTEFVSVESEHSALSCCVGASAAGGRAYTATAANGLALMLEITHIASGLRLPIIMAVANRSVGGPLNIHNDHSDSMGARDSGWIQIHCENSQEVYDASLTAWRIAEHPDVLLPVMVCLDGFTLSHTMENVYTLQDKVAKDFVGEREFITVKGHMGETELRLNPDVPLSFGPVDLQDYYFEHKLHQVEAMKNALNVIPEIDTEYAKVSGRSYNLLHPHNMKDAEVALLGLGSTMGTVRYVVDRLRDEGVKAGLIRMRVFRPFPTDAIIEALGDLPVVGVLDKSLSLGAPGGPLYEEMKAALYHLSEKPIITNYVHGLGGRDTNPQYIRGMFENLFEIKDTGKAPEAVNYVGAIP from the coding sequence ATGAACACAAAACAAACTTTGATAGGCTTGAATGGTGACGAGTCGGCGGCATACGCAACAAAGCAGGTAAACCCCGACGTTGTCGCAGCGTACCCCATAACACCCCAGACGATAATCGTTGAGAGGTTCAGTGAGTACGTAGCCAACGGCGAGGTAGATACTGAGTTTGTCTCAGTAGAGTCGGAGCACAGCGCCCTCAGCTGCTGCGTAGGCGCCTCTGCCGCCGGGGGGAGAGCCTATACAGCAACCGCCGCGAACGGGTTGGCATTGATGTTGGAGATCACTCACATCGCGTCGGGCCTTAGGTTACCTATAATCATGGCAGTGGCTAACCGTAGCGTAGGGGGGCCCCTTAACATCCACAATGACCACAGCGACTCCATGGGCGCCAGGGATAGCGGCTGGATTCAGATCCACTGTGAGAACAGCCAGGAGGTCTATGACGCTAGCCTCACAGCGTGGAGGATAGCGGAGCACCCGGACGTGTTGCTCCCGGTGATGGTTTGCCTAGACGGTTTCACACTTAGCCACACCATGGAGAATGTCTACACGCTCCAAGACAAAGTCGCTAAAGACTTTGTAGGTGAACGTGAATTCATCACAGTGAAGGGGCACATGGGAGAGACAGAATTGAGACTCAATCCTGATGTCCCCCTTAGCTTCGGCCCCGTAGACCTCCAGGATTATTATTTCGAGCATAAGCTCCACCAGGTTGAGGCCATGAAGAACGCCCTCAATGTGATCCCAGAGATCGACACAGAGTATGCAAAAGTCTCTGGGAGGAGCTACAACCTGCTTCACCCCCATAATATGAAGGATGCTGAGGTTGCCCTTCTCGGTCTTGGCTCTACGATGGGGACCGTGAGGTATGTAGTTGACCGGCTTCGAGATGAGGGGGTAAAGGCCGGCCTCATTAGGATGAGGGTATTTAGGCCGTTCCCTACTGATGCAATAATTGAGGCCCTCGGAGACTTACCTGTGGTTGGAGTATTAGACAAGTCGTTGAGCCTTGGGGCTCCAGGAGGTCCCTTATATGAAGAGATGAAGGCAGCGCTCTACCATCTCTCTGAAAAACCCATAATCACCAACTACGTTCATGGCCTTGGAGGAAGGGACACAAATCCTCAATATATCCGGGGAATGTTTGAAAACCTCTTTGAGATTAAGGACACAGGAAAGGCACCTGAGGCAGTGAACTACGTAGGAGCGATACCTTAG